From Lolium perenne isolate Kyuss_39 chromosome 5, Kyuss_2.0, whole genome shotgun sequence, a single genomic window includes:
- the LOC127299254 gene encoding disease resistance protein RGA5-like yields MEALVCAAHGAMVSLLRKLGDLLSDEFKLLTRVKRDLVFLKAELESMHAFLKMMSEVEDPDELSKCSIKEVRELSYDMEDGIDNFMLSHGVHSIRKPRGFKGLAGRCMDLLTNSKTRHRIAKEIKVLKRGAMEASSRRARYKVDAGVSRLSRTSIDPRLPAFFTEMTRLVGIEGPRDNLVKLLTEGEGALVQQLKVVSIVGFGGLGKTTLANQVYQKLKGKFECQAFVSVSQTPNLKRILRNILFQICCQEHVSNEACDEQQLINTIRQVLKDKRYFIVIDDIWSLSAWRAIKCAFPENSCSSRILTTTRIVTVAKYCASQHHDRVYDIKPLSATHSKGLFFKRAFGSECGCPLHLKEVSDEILKKCGGLPLAIITVASLLANKASTKEEWLRIRNSFGSELEKDSDMEEMKKILLIGYNDLPYHLKTCLLYLSIFPEDYKIKRDRLVRRWIAEGFITTEGGQDLEEVGEVYFNDLINRSLIEPVEIQYDGRADACRVHDMILDLIISKSHEENFVTLSADKNLNSLQHDKVRRLSLNYHAREHTMVPSNMIMSHARSLTIFGCAEHMPSLSNLQSLRVLDLENREVLEPDYLKHISRLSQLKYLRLDVRRITALPEQLGKLCNLQTLDLRWTWVKQLPASIVQLQQLACLLVNSAELPEGIGNMQALQELSEIEINQNTCLSSLQELGSLTKLRILGLNLNWHKSNANSGMEASVDNLILSLRKLGMLNLRSLQVQSYHSCSLDFLLETWSPPPRLLQIFDMSTNYYFPRIPKWVASLDYLSYLGIYVDPVDEETFQILGDLPSLSFLWISSRTARPKDRLVISSNGFRCLKEFYFTCWESGRGLFVEAGAMPELEKFRVPFNAHGVFSLCGDLDFGIQNLTSLKHLHVEIVCYGAKVREVEALEDAVKNAAGCLSDEFTLEVSRWDEEEIVKDDEHKLAEAEADAEN; encoded by the exons ATGGAGGCCCTTGTCTGTGCAGCACATGGAGCCATGGTCTCCCTACTAAGGAAACTGGGTGATTTGCTCTCTGATGAATTCAAGCTTCTCACTAGGGTGAAACGTGATCTCGTGTTTCTCAAGGCTGAGCTTGAGAGCATGCATGCTTTCCTCAAGATGATGTCTGAGGTTGAGGACCCAGATGAGCTGTCCAAGTGCTCCATTAAGGAGGTGCGGGAGCTGTCCTACGACATGGAGGACGGCATTGACAATTTCATGCTATCCCACGGTGTTCACTCCATCCGCAAACCCCGTGGCTTCAAGGGTCTCGCTGGCAGGTGCATGGACTTACTTACAAATTCCAAGACACGCCATCGGATTGCCAAGGAAATAAAAGTTCTCAAACGTGGCGCTATGGAGGCTAGCAGTCGGCGTGCCAGGTACAAGGTTGATGCTGGTGTATCCAGGCTGAGCAGGACAAGCATAGACCCTCGCTTACCAGCATTTTTCACGGAGATGACGAGGCTTGTTGGCATCGAGGGCCCAAGGGATAATCTCGTCAAGTTGCTAACAGAAGGGGAAGGTGCATTGGTGCAGCAGCTAAAGGTAGTGTCAATTGTTGGATTTGGAGGCCTTGGAAAAACTACTCTCGCTAATCAAGTGTACCAGAAGCTCAAGGGGAAATTTGAATGTCAAGCTTTTGTGTCGGTGTCACAAACCCCTAACCTGAAGAGGATTTTAAGAAATATACTCTTCCAGATCTGCTGCCAAGAGCATGTCAGCAACGAAGCATGTGATGAGCAGCAACTCATCAACACAATAAGACAAGTCCTCAAGGATAAAAG GTACTTCATAGTAATCGATGATATATGGAGCTTGTCAGCATGGAGAGCTATCAAATGTGCTTTTCCTGAAAATAGTTGTTCCAGTAGAATACTGACAACAACGCGTATTGTCACGGTAGCCAAGTATTGTGCCTCTCAGCACCATGATCGTGTGTATGACATAAAGCCTCTTAGTGCAACTCACTCTAAGGGCTTATTCTTCAAACGAGCTTTTGGCTCTGAATGTGGATGCCCTCTTCATCTAAAGGAAGTTTCAGATGAAATATTAAAAAAATGTGGTGGCTTGCCATTGGCGATCATTACAGTAGCTAGCTTGTTGGCAAATAAAGCTAGTACCAAAGAAGAATGGCTGAGGATACGGAATTCTTTTGGTTCAGAACTGGAAAAGGATTCAGATATGGAAGAGATGAAAAAGATATTGCTCATTGGTTACAATGATCTCCCCTACCATTTGAAGacatgtttgctatatctaagtaTATTTCCTGAAGATTACAAGATCAAGAGGGATCGGCTAGTAAGGAGATGGATCGCTGAAGGCTTCATCACCACAGAAGGTGGACAGGATCTGGAGGAAGTAGGAGAAGTATACTTTAATGATCTGATCAACAGAAGCTTGATTGAACCAGTTGAAATCCAATATGATGGTCGAGCTGATGCTTGCCGTGTCCATGATATGATTCTTGACCTCATTATATCCAAGTCGCATGAAGAAAATTTTGTAACCTTATCTGCTGACAAAAATCTCAACTCGCTGCAGCATGACAAGGTTCGCCGTCTATCCCTCAACTATCATGCTCGAGAACATACTATGGTACCATCAAACATGATTATGTCTCATGCTCGATCTCTCACTATCTTTGGATGTGCTGAACATATGCCTTCTCTTTCAAACTTGCAATCCTTAAGAGTGCTAGATCTAGAAAATAGAGAGGTGTTGGAACCTGATTATCTTAAACACATAAGCAGGCTATCTCAGCTGAAGTATCTGCGTCTCGATGTAAGAAGAATTACTGCACTTCCCGAACAGCTAGGGAAGTTGTGTAATTTGCAGACGTTAGACTTAAGATGGACATGGGTAAAACAGTTACCAGCGAGTATTGTTCAACTACAGCAACTGGCATGTCTCTTGGTTAACAGTGCAGAGTTGCCTGAAGGGATTGGGAATATGCAAGCTTTGCAGGAATTATCAGAGATTGAAATCAATCAGAACACCTGTCTGTCCTCTTTGCAGGAGCTGGGTAGTCTGACCAAACTAAGAATACTTGGGCTGAACCTGAATTGGCACAAAAGTAATGCAAACAGTGGCATGGAAGCTTCTGTAGATAACTTGATCCTGTCCCTCCGCAAACTAGGCATGCTCAACCTTCGTTCACTACAAGTTCAAAGCTACCATTCTTGTTCCCTTGACTTCTTACTTGAAACTTGGTCTCCTCCTCCTCGATTACTCCAGATATTTGATATGTCCACAAACTACTATTTTCCCAGAATCCCAAAGTGGGTAGCCTCACTTGATTATCTCTCTTACCTAGGAATCTATGTAGATCCAGTGGATGAGGAAACATTCCAAATCCTTGGGGACTTGCCCTCTCTATCATTTCTCTGGATATCCTCAAGAACAGCAAGACCTAAAGATAGGCTCGTTATCAGCAGCAACGGATTCCGATGCCTGAAGGAGTTTTACTTCACCTGTTGGGAATCCGGAAGAGGACTGTTTGTTGAAGCAGGAGCCATGCCTGAGCTTGAGAAGTTCCGAGTTCCATTTAATGCGCATGGTGTGTTTTCTTTGTGTGGCGATCTTGATTTTGGCATCCAAAATCTTACTTCGCTCAAGCATCTCCATGTCGAGATTGTCTGTTATGGTGCGAAGGTTAGGGAGGTGGAGGCCTTGGAGGATGCTGTCAAGAATGCCGCTGGCTGTCTTTCAGATGAGTTCACTCTTGAAGTTAGTAGATGGGATGAAGAAGAGATCGTTAAGGATGATGAGCATAAACTGGCAGAAGCGGAGGCTGATGCTGAGAATTGA